A window of Alphaproteobacteria bacterium genomic DNA:
CGCCACCATGCATACACGGAATCGACCTCGGCCGCGTCCGCACCCACGCCTACCACGCATTCCCTCCGTTGATTGGCCGGCACCCTATCATTGCCCGCCGCCCTGCCCGCCCGTCAGATGCGCAGAGCGGACAATCGAATTGTGCCGATCACGGCGGGACATCTGATGGCGGCCCAGCCACGCGTGACACAGCGTCCACTGTCATCCCGAGCACAGCGAGGAAGCCAGGCTGGCCTGGATCCCTCGCTGTGCTCGGGATGACAAGGAAGATCAGGTCGCGACGGCGTTGGTCCAGGGATCGTAGCTGCCGAAGCTCCACAGATGTCCCTCCGGATCGCGGCAGGAATAGTTTCGGCCGCCGTACTCCTGGTCCTGCGGCTCCAGCACGATGCGCGCCCCGGCCCCCTTGGCGCGCGCGCAATGCGCGTCGACGTCGCGCACGACGATGTAGATGCTCTGCGTATTGGCGCCGCCGACCATGCCGGGCACGGCCATGTGCTTGCCGAACGCGTCGTCGTTGGGGCTGGCCAGCATGATCATCGCCCTGCCGCTGGTGAGCTGGGCATGGACGATCCTGCCCGGCTCGCCCGGCACGACCAGGTGCTCCTCGAAGCCGAAGGCCTCCTTCAGCCATCTGATCGCCGCCGGCGCGTCGCGGTAGCGCAGCGAGGGCACGAGGTGGAGTCCGGTGATCGTCGCGTCGCTCATGCGCCTCCTCCCTTCGTCGTCGGCGTCAGGATGTCGAACATCAGCGGAAAATCGTCGAGCATGGAGAACAGCTCGTCCAGCATCCCGGCGTCCCCCTGCACCTTCAATCCGCCGTTTTCCAGGCATTGCGTGACGGTCGATTGCCTGACCATCAGGGAGTCGAGCACAGGCCGGGTCGTCGTCACGACCAGCGTCGCGTCGGCCGCCGGACCCGGCATGTGCGTGAGCGTCGAGTTCTCGAGATTGAGCACCAGCGACTGGCCGGTATCGCTGAACCGCCAATCGATGACGAAGCGATGGCCGGCCGCGCGGTCGGCGTTCAGTCGCACGCCCATGAAGTCGAAGAACGT
This region includes:
- a CDS encoding VOC family protein, with product MSDATITGLHLVPSLRYRDAPAAIRWLKEAFGFEEHLVVPGEPGRIVHAQLTSGRAMIMLASPNDDAFGKHMAVPGMVGGANTQSIYIVVRDVDAHCARAKGAGARIVLEPQDQEYGGRNYSCRDPEGHLWSFGSYDPWTNAVAT